The following DNA comes from Ignavibacteria bacterium.
GGGAAGAGTTCCTGAAAACATCACCGCTTTACGGAAACGAACAGTTCCAGTTCGGGATAATACAGGGTTCAGTTTATAATGAGCTACGCAAACGCTCTGCATCAGAGCTTGCTGAAATTGATTTTGAAGGCTATGCAATCGGTGGTTTAGCCGTTGGTGAAGAAAATTCTGTAATGTACGATGTTGTTGAATATACAGAACAGTTCATGCCTCCGGATAAGCCGCGGTACCTGATGGGTGTTGGCACACCTGAAGACCTGCTGAATGCAATTGAGCGCGGTGTTGATATGTTTGATTGTGTCATGCCTACCCGTAATGCCAGGAATGCGACAGTTTTCACTTCACGGGGTAAGTTAAGGCTTCGTAACCTGGATAATAAATTCAATTTCAGCTCAATTGATGAAGAAGTATCCAGTTATACATCAGAAAACTTTACTCCCGCATACTTAAGGCACCTTTTCATGTGTGATGAAATGCTGGCAGCGCAGCTTGCTACAATTCATAATTTAAGGTTTTATTTAAGCCTTGTTGAGCGTGCAAGAGAAGCTATCTTGAAAAATGGATTTTTGGAATTCAAAAAAAGTTTTCTTGAAAAATATAATTCAGGAATTAAATCAGTTTAAAAATAGTTTAATAATTCAGTAAAGTTAAGGAA
Coding sequences within:
- the tgt gene encoding tRNA guanosine(34) transglycosylase Tgt translates to MFFKVLSQDSNCKARVSEITTSHGSFQTPIFMPVGTQATVKAIEQRELEEIGAKIILGNTYHLYLRPGTHVLNKAGGLHKFMNWNKPILTDSGGFQVFSLSALRKISDEGAEFKSHLDGSSHMFTPEKVVNIQREIGSDIMMVLDECLENPAEYSKVESSVKLTSAWAKRSREEFLKTSPLYGNEQFQFGIIQGSVYNELRKRSASELAEIDFEGYAIGGLAVGEENSVMYDVVEYTEQFMPPDKPRYLMGVGTPEDLLNAIERGVDMFDCVMPTRNARNATVFTSRGKLRLRNLDNKFNFSSIDEEVSSYTSENFTPAYLRHLFMCDEMLAAQLATIHNLRFYLSLVERAREAILKNGFLEFKKSFLEKYNSGIKSV